Below is a genomic region from Gillisia sp. Hel_I_86.
ACAAGGGTTGCCAATACACGAAACAATGGACTTTGGTTTACTGAAAATGAAACCCTTCCCGATTTTACCATTGACGAAGTAAAAGCGGGCTTTGCCGCTAACGATAATATCCTAATTCGTACCCTGATGTTCGACGAGAATGGCGAGAAAACCATTCTTTCGAGAGAAGAATCCCTTCGTAAATTAAATGCGGACGCTATAGGAGTGGTTCAAGGAGCCAATCTTGCCCAAAATGAGTATGGACCACCATTATTTGCAGATTTCTTCTTCTTTATAACTGGATTCCACGGATTCCACGTATTTTCTGGAGTAATGATAAACATCATCATCTTTTTCAATGTGATCTTAGGAACTTATGAGCGTCGAGGAAGTTATGAAATGGTGGAAAAGGTTGGTTTATACTGGCACTTTGTAGATTTAGTTTGGGTATTTGTTTTCACGTTCTTTTACCTGGTTTAACTCTGAAATAAATAAAAATGGCACATAGTACTACACATCAACACGAGTCCAATACCAAAAGAATTTGGTTTGTTTTCGCACTGCTTTCCGTAGTGACAATTGTAGAAGTGATCTTGGGGATCGTAAGACCGGAATTTTTAATAGACACGCATTTCCTTGCAATGAGATTGCTTAACTGGATCTTTATAATTCTTACACTTTATAAAGCATATTATATTGCTTGGGCATTTATGCACTTAGAGGGAGAAACTAAAGGCCTGCGTAGAGCAGTTATTTGGACATCGGTATTTTTAATAAGTTACCTAATGTTTATTTTATTGACCGAAGGAGACTATATCTTCGATGTTTTTAAAAGCAACCATGTGGCTTGGGATTTTTAATCCCTCATTGAGGGTTTAATATAAGTTAAAAGCATAAGAAAAGACGGTTATTTAAAACCGTCTTTTTATTTTTGTAACCCGTAACAACACGGATTTATGAAGAAATTTTTTGTACTCGGCGTTTTGTTCCTATTGCCCATAGTTGCCTATTTGTTCTTTTCTTCCGGAATAAATAATTTCGCTAAACTTCCAGTTCTTACAGAGAAGGTTATGGACATTCGAAATCTGGAGAACAATCGTGATTCCATCGTTAGCTTTCAAAACAAGATTAGTATAGTAGCGTTCTTCGGAACAGATTTGGGTGCATTAAAAGGAAACACCTTCAATTTAGATAAGAAGATCTTGGAAAAGTTCTACGGATTCGATGATTTTCAATTTGTGATCCTCCTTCCAAAAGAAGCTAAAAAACAAGCACAGCAGTTCGTTTTAGAGTTTAACAATATCGCCAATTCCAACTTTTGGAGGTTTGTCTATGGAGAGCCGGAAGAGATCGCAGCTGTTTTCAAAAGCTTTAAAACAAATTTGGAGCTGGATTACAACCTGCAAACGCCCTACGTGTTCATAATAGATAAGGATGCTAATTTGAGGGGACGGGACGACGAAGAAGAAGGATTGCTTTATGGGTACGATTCTAGATCTGTATCCGAACTTGGAAACAAAATGAACGACGATATTAAAGTGATCTTGGCAGAATATAGATTGGCATTGAAAAAATACAATTCAAAAATCAAGAACGTCGGTGCAGACCCACGTGGTATGAACTAGAAATATTTTTTAAAATTCGAGGTAAGCCTCGGGGAATTAAACCCTCAATGAGGGATTAAATAAGAAGTGATGAACAATAAATCTTATATAGGGATCTCATTAATAATCTTGATTTTTGGGATCATCTTTATTCCGAAAATAATAGATAGGATCTCCAATGAGGAGGTTGTGGAAAATGACCGATTGAGTATTGGGAAAGGACTTACCAAGTCCCATGAACTTGCTTATATAGAATTATATGGTGAGAATAAAAAAGTGCCCGATTTTCAATTCGTAAATCAAAATGGCGATACCATCTCCAATAAAGATTATTTGGGGAAAGTATATGTGATAGAATTCTTCTTTACCACCTGTCCTTCCATTTGTCCTATTATGAACAAAAATTTGCTTGAAGTGGAAAAGGAAGTAGGAGGGAACAAAGATTTCGGGATCGTATCTATTACTATAGATCCGCAATATGATACTTCGGAAGTATTGAAACAATATGCAGAAAAATATGGGATAGATAACCCAAATTGGAATTTTTTAACTGGGGATAGAGAAGACATCTATACCTTGGCAAACAAAGGTTTTGGGATCTTTGCTAACGAAGATCAGGAAGTTCCTGGAGGTTTCGCGCATTCAGGGATGTTTGCATTGATAGATAGAGAAGGCTATGTGCGCTCACGAGCAGATCAATTTGGAAACCCTATCATTTATTACAAAGGATCTATAGAACGTGGAGCCTCTGTTTTGGAAGGGGAAGAAGTCCCGCAAATAGATATTTTAATAGAAGACATTAAGAAATTACTCTGAAATGGCAAATATAAAGACAGATAGAGTTGCTGTTCCTGTAATCATTGCGCTTTCCATCCTTGTCCCTATCGTAGTTATAGTTTTAATGTATTTACCAGAACGCTATAATATTTTTGGAACACAATCTGGAAGCTTTCCATTCTTCCATGCGGTATTGAATGGAAGTACGGCACTGTTGCTTACCGTGGGTTACTTTTTAATGAACATAAAGGAGTACAAATGGCATAGAAATGTGATGATCATGGCATTTGTGCTATCATCGGTATTTCTTGTAAGCTATGTGATCTCCAAGATCAGTAATGAGCCTGTGCCTTATGGGGGAGAAGGAATATTGCGTTATATCTATTTCTTTGTTCTTATTACACATATTATACTTTCGGCAATAATAGTCCCTCTAGTGTTGTTTACTATGTACCGCGGACTTAGTGGACAATATGATAAGCACGCTAAAATTGCGCGTTGGACCTTTCCAATTTGGTTGTATGTAGCGGTAACCGGAGTTTTGGTATATGTTTTTATGTGGCCATATTATTAAATTTTTTAAATTTATAATAGAATTTTGCTGAATTAATTCTGAACTAATCAAAATGAAATTTAAAACAGTCATCGTATTATTTTTAATCGTTTTAATGCCAGTATTGGCTGAAGCACAGTGCGCCATGTGTAGAGCAGTATTGGAAAGCGAGGGCTCTGAGGCTGCCGCTAAAGGAATTAACGATGGGATTGTTTATTTAATGATCTTCCCTTACATTCTTATTGGGGGAATTGGCTTTTTCATCTTCAGATCACTTCGGAATAAAAAAACCGCAGCATAGTTTCTTAATATTCAGTTAAAATTTAACAGTTTCATAACAAATTAGACTGTAACAATTCTTCCATATACTAGTCTTATGCATATACCTAAATGAACATTAAAGTTCTATGTAGGTTTGTTCTAATTCTGTAGATATGATTGAAATTAAAGACTTGCACAAATCGTATAAAATGGGGAATAATTCGCTCCATGTTCTAAAAGGGATAAATTTTAACGTTGCAGAAGGAGAATTGGTTTCAATCATGGGTTCTTCGGGTTCTGGGAAATCCACACTTCTAAACATACTTGGAATACTGGATGAGGCCGATTCTGGTTCGTATATCTTGGATGGCCTTCCTATTAAAAACCTAAATGAAAAGATCGCGGCTCAATACCGCAATAAATTTCTTGGATTTATATTTCAATCTTTCAACCTTATATCTTACAAGAACGCCTTGGACAATGTGGCATTGCCATTGTATTATCAAGGAATAAAGCACAGAGAGCGCATAGCTATTGCCATGAATTATCTGGAAAAGGTAGGATTGGCAGATTGGGCTTCTCACCTTCCAAACGAACTTTCTGGAGGTCAAAAACAGCGTGTGGCAATTGCCAGGGCTCTAGCCTCCAATCCTAAAGTGTTATTGGCAGATGAACCTACGGGGGCATTGGACACCAAAACTTCTTATGAAGTAATGGAATTGATACAAGGGATCAACGACGAAGGCAGGACTATTTTGGTGGTAACGCATGAGCATGATATTTCCCTTATGACCAAAAGGATAGTAAACCTAAAAGATGGGGTGATCATAGACGATTCTAAAGTAGAACAAGTAAGAGCACTAAGCAATGTTTGATCTGGAGAGATGGCAAGAGATCTTTGAAACGATAAGCAAAAACAAATTGCGCACGTTTTTAACCGGACTTTCGGTAGCCTCGGGGATCTTTATATTGGTAATCCTCCTAGGAATTGGGGAAGGCATGCGAAATGGCATCTCCAAGGAATTCGAACAAGATGCATCCAATATGCTGTTTGTTTGGACCAGCGTTACTTCAAAAGAATATAAAGGATTGAATCCTGGAAGGGCAATCACTTTAAAGAATGATGATTATACCCAGACCGTGAATAATTACGAAGATCAGCTAGAATATAAATCTTCTGTTTTTAGAATTTGGAATGGAATTGTGAACTATAAAAAAGAATCTGGGAATTATAGGGTAGAAGGAGTTTGGCCAGATTATCAGTTCTTGGAAAATGCCGATATGATTGAAGGTCGTTTTGTGAATTATAAGGATAACCACAATGTGGAAAAAGTGGTGGTTCTTGGAAATAAGGTCAAGAACGATCTATTTAAAAATGGGGAAGAGGCAATTGGGAACTATGTGCAGATTTCCGAAATCAATTTTAAAGTAATTGGGGTCTTCTCGGATCCGGGAGGAGAGCGGGAAGAGTCCCGTGTGTTTTTGCCCATCTCCACAGCACAAAGGGTTTTTAATGGCGGTAACGATATAAGAAGCCTTGCTTTTACGTTGCATAAAAGGGATAATTTTGAACAAGCTTTGGCGGAATCGGAAAAATTTTCTGCGGAATTGGATACCTATTTAAAGGAAAAACACAGCGTTGCTCCAGACGATACCAGGGCAATAACC
It encodes:
- a CDS encoding cytochrome C oxidase subunit IV family protein, which encodes MAHSTTHQHESNTKRIWFVFALLSVVTIVEVILGIVRPEFLIDTHFLAMRLLNWIFIILTLYKAYYIAWAFMHLEGETKGLRRAVIWTSVFLISYLMFILLTEGDYIFDVFKSNHVAWDF
- a CDS encoding SCO family protein; the encoded protein is MNNKSYIGISLIILIFGIIFIPKIIDRISNEEVVENDRLSIGKGLTKSHELAYIELYGENKKVPDFQFVNQNGDTISNKDYLGKVYVIEFFFTTCPSICPIMNKNLLEVEKEVGGNKDFGIVSITIDPQYDTSEVLKQYAEKYGIDNPNWNFLTGDREDIYTLANKGFGIFANEDQEVPGGFAHSGMFALIDREGYVRSRADQFGNPIIYYKGSIERGASVLEGEEVPQIDILIEDIKKLL
- a CDS encoding DUF420 domain-containing protein, whose amino-acid sequence is MANIKTDRVAVPVIIALSILVPIVVIVLMYLPERYNIFGTQSGSFPFFHAVLNGSTALLLTVGYFLMNIKEYKWHRNVMIMAFVLSSVFLVSYVISKISNEPVPYGGEGILRYIYFFVLITHIILSAIIVPLVLFTMYRGLSGQYDKHAKIARWTFPIWLYVAVTGVLVYVFMWPYY
- a CDS encoding ABC transporter ATP-binding protein; amino-acid sequence: MIEIKDLHKSYKMGNNSLHVLKGINFNVAEGELVSIMGSSGSGKSTLLNILGILDEADSGSYILDGLPIKNLNEKIAAQYRNKFLGFIFQSFNLISYKNALDNVALPLYYQGIKHRERIAIAMNYLEKVGLADWASHLPNELSGGQKQRVAIARALASNPKVLLADEPTGALDTKTSYEVMELIQGINDEGRTILVVTHEHDISLMTKRIVNLKDGVIIDDSKVEQVRALSNV
- a CDS encoding ABC transporter permease, which produces MFDLERWQEIFETISKNKLRTFLTGLSVASGIFILVILLGIGEGMRNGISKEFEQDASNMLFVWTSVTSKEYKGLNPGRAITLKNDDYTQTVNNYEDQLEYKSSVFRIWNGIVNYKKESGNYRVEGVWPDYQFLENADMIEGRFVNYKDNHNVEKVVVLGNKVKNDLFKNGEEAIGNYVQISEINFKVIGVFSDPGGEREESRVFLPISTAQRVFNGGNDIRSLAFTLHKRDNFEQALAESEKFSAELDTYLKEKHSVAPDDTRAITINNTLGNAKRFYDLMDMIKFFFWGVGICTIIAGIVGVSNIMLIIVKERTREIGIRKALGAQPLSIIGMILHESIFVTTIAGFIGLIFSLALLEFVGPLIETNYIANPSVNFNVALSTVFILVFAGAVAGFFPAWRAARIKPIIALRDE